The proteins below come from a single Rosa rugosa chromosome 2, drRosRugo1.1, whole genome shotgun sequence genomic window:
- the LOC133729110 gene encoding putative germin-like protein 2-1, translating to MASQFLLLACLAMTASIALASDPSSLQDFCVADPSSSVPVNGHVCKDPKLVVADDFFFSGLHRAGNTSNAAGSKVTPANVAQIPGLNTFGISLVRIDYAPWGINAPHTHPRATEILTVLEGSLQVGFVTSNPENRLITKVLQKGDVFVFPVGLVHFQHNVGNVNAVAIAALSSQNPGAITIANAVFGSKPAISADVLAKAFQVDKDTIYDFQSKF from the exons ATGGCCTCGCAGTTTCTATTGTTAGCATGCCTTGCTATGACAGCTTCTATTGCTTTGGCATCTGACCCAAGTTCTCTTCAGGATTTTTGTGTGGCTGATCCATCAAGCTCAG TACCCGTGAATGGACATGTGTGCAAGGACCCCAAGCTAGTTGTCGCCGATGACTTCTTCTTCAGTGGACTTCACCGTGCAGGCAACACATCAAACGCTGCTGGTTCAAAGGTGACCCCTGCTAATGTTGCCCAGATTCCAGGACTTAATACTTTTGGTATCTCCCTAGTTCGTATTGACTATGCACCATGGGGTATCAATGCTCCACACACTCATCCTAGAGCTACTGAAATCTTGACAGTCCTTGAAGGGAGCCTCCAAGTGGGTTTTGTCACCTCCAATCCCGAAAACAGACTTATCACAAAGGTGCTTCAGAAGGGCGATGTGTTTGTGTTCCCAGTAGGACTTGTGCATTTCCAACACAATGTGGGAAATGTTAATGCGGTAGCCATTGCAGCTCTGAGCAGCCAAAATCCAGGTGCTATTACCATTGCCAATGCAGTGTTTGGATCAAAGCCTGCCATTTCTGCTGATGTTCTTGCAAAGGCATTCCAAGTCGACAAGGACACAATCTACGATTTCCAGTCCAAGTTCTAG